In one Bombyx mori chromosome 4, ASM3026992v2 genomic region, the following are encoded:
- the LOC101740743 gene encoding uncharacterized protein LOC101740743 isoform X3 — MTTTSLSLEVLALLFLTLIPWPGPSVFKISCSRDNSKIVRKVIQNKWLPVLERFQVKLPLECPFHPARDIFAPQHAAKMQHRPSQWTCAFCGKSFYEERHLDAHFDHRHKNQINKAEDAVCLADYCDILRCQVLVAHGLLNGGDGPGTDIEVWQDVESIKKALAPAATRSVARVAPRRRHRPRSTPLPVPDCPKTDLENDEPESDEKKTEDSETDVNQTAKLCDADTVESSLPPDSRQKRLADLQAERAACDPTRLQILKIRCEKIVHSCIATLLLNLTQHQFTELEEEMQRAVCWYLSCDRYWEDTAPTARAFPWPLLLALATGLALALCMCYYIIWIVFDCYNRTTRL; from the exons ATGACGACCACTTCGTTATCTCTCGAG GTCCTGGCACTTTTGTTCCTGACCCTAATACCTTGGCCGGGGCCTTCAGTGTTCAAGATCAGCTGCTCTCGTGACAACTCCAAAATCGTAAGAAAAGTCATACAGAACAAATGGCTTCCCGTCTTGGAGAGATTCCAG GTAAAACTACCATTAGAATGTCCATTCCACCCCGCGCGAGACATATTCGCGCCTCAGCACGCAGCCAAGATGCAACACCGACCATCGCAATGGACGTGCGCTTTCTGTGGAAAATCCTTTTACGAAGAACGACATCTAGACGCACACTTTGACCACCGACACAAAAATCAGATCAACAAG gcAGAAGACGCAGTTTGTCTAGCTGACTACTGTGATATTTTGCGGTGTCAAGTCTTGGTCGCACACGGACTACTAAACGGTGGCGACGGACCTGGCACCGACATTGAG GTGTGGCAGGACGTGGAATCCATAAAGAAGGCCTTAGCACCGGCAGCAACCCGGAGTGTGGCGCGAGTGGCCCCACGCCGTAGACATCGACCGCGTTCAACGCCTCTCCCTGTACCTGACTGCCCCAAGACTGACCTTGAAAATGATGAGCCAG AATCCGATGAAAAAAAGACGGAAGACAGCGAAACGGATGTGAATCAAACCGCTAAATTATGTGACGCAGACACCGTAGAGTCCTCTCTTCCACCGGACAGCAGACAGAAACGGTTGGCAGACTTGCAGGCCGAGCGCGCGGCTTGCGATCCCACAAGACTTCAAATATTAAAG ATACGATGTGAGAAAATAGTTCATTCTTGTATAGCGACGTTGTTATTAAATCTGACTCAACATCAGTTTACTGAATTGGAag AAGAGATGCAACGCGCAGTGTGTTGGTACTTGAGCTGTGACCGGTACTGGGAGGACACCGCGCCAACGGCTCGAGCGTTCCCTTGGCCGCTACTGTTGGCGCTCGCGACAGGCCTCGCTTTGGCTTTGTGTATGTGTTACTACATCATCTGGATAGTGTTCGA CTGCTACAATAGAACGACGCGCCTTTGA
- the LOC101746210 gene encoding uncharacterized protein C18orf19 homolog A — MALNYRILYRNCYNIRNLIKPVKWDIGKNYPIRILSSKVCCHHNFVNRPLLDFQQVSFSVTRPCTSMNDQEKPKREEEKKVGLIQRFKEMYRDYWYVLLPVHMATSAVWFGSCYYTVRSGVDVISILESLGVTETLLKPLKESGAGYFALAFALYKLVTPLRYTVTVGGTTYAIKRLTALGWIKPVPSKERLKEMLQEKKDLLQEKKDNLQDRLHESKQHYQAQIQEKRTHMMDEMRRYKAEMREMKNKVKKM; from the exons ATGGCTCTAAATTACAGAATTTTATATAGGAATTGTTATAATATTAGAAACCTAATTAAACCGGTAAAATGGGATATAGGCAAAAATTACCCCATTCGAATTCTTTCAAGTAAAGTTTGTTGCCATCACAATTTTGTGAATAGGCCATTACTGGATTTCCAGCAAGTAAGCTTTTCAGTGACGAGACCATGTACTTCAATGAACGATCAAGAGAAACCCAAGCGGGAAGAAGAGAAAAAAGTTGGTTTGATCCAGAGATTTAAAGAAATGTACAGGGATTACTGGTATGTGTTACTTCCAGTACACATGGCGACTTCCGCTGTATGGTTCGGTAGCTGCTATTATACTGTTAGGAG TGGGGTGGACGTCATTAGTATTTTAGAGTCCCTAGGAGTCACAGAGACACTCTTAAAACCGCTGAAAGAATCTGGTGCTGGATATTTTGCACTTGCCTTTGCCTTGTATAAATTGGTGACACCTTTGCGGTACACAGTTACAGTTG gTGGAACCACTTATGCTATTAAGAGATTAACGGCACTAGGTTGGATTAAACCAGTTCCATCTAAAGAGAGGCTGAAAGAAAtgttacaagaaaaaaaagacttgCTTCAAGAAAAGAAAGATAATCTTCAAGACCGTCTGCATGAGAGTAAACAACATTATCAAGCACAGATACAGGAAAAACGTACACATATGATGGATGAAATGAGAAGATATAAAGCAGAAATGCGCGAAATGAAAAACAAAGTTAAAAAGATGTAG
- the LOC101740743 gene encoding uncharacterized protein LOC101740743 isoform X4 yields the protein MTTTSLSLEVLALLFLTLIPWPGPSVFKISCSRDNSKIVRKVIQNKWLPVLERFQVKLPLECPFHPARDIFAPQHAAKMQHRPSQWTCAFCGKSFYEERHLDAHFDHRHKNQINKAEDAVCLADYCDILRCQVLVAHGLLNGGDGPGTDIEVWQDVESIKKALAPAATRSVARVAPRRRHRPRSTPLPVPDCPKTDLENDEPESDEKKTEDSETDVNQTAKLCDADTVESSLPPDSRQKRLADLQAERAACDPTRLQILKIRCEKIVHSCIATLLLNLTQHQFTELEEEMQRAVCWYLSCDRYWEDTAPTARAFPWPLLLALATGLALALFPRRVVWREAPPFL from the exons ATGACGACCACTTCGTTATCTCTCGAG GTCCTGGCACTTTTGTTCCTGACCCTAATACCTTGGCCGGGGCCTTCAGTGTTCAAGATCAGCTGCTCTCGTGACAACTCCAAAATCGTAAGAAAAGTCATACAGAACAAATGGCTTCCCGTCTTGGAGAGATTCCAG GTAAAACTACCATTAGAATGTCCATTCCACCCCGCGCGAGACATATTCGCGCCTCAGCACGCAGCCAAGATGCAACACCGACCATCGCAATGGACGTGCGCTTTCTGTGGAAAATCCTTTTACGAAGAACGACATCTAGACGCACACTTTGACCACCGACACAAAAATCAGATCAACAAG gcAGAAGACGCAGTTTGTCTAGCTGACTACTGTGATATTTTGCGGTGTCAAGTCTTGGTCGCACACGGACTACTAAACGGTGGCGACGGACCTGGCACCGACATTGAG GTGTGGCAGGACGTGGAATCCATAAAGAAGGCCTTAGCACCGGCAGCAACCCGGAGTGTGGCGCGAGTGGCCCCACGCCGTAGACATCGACCGCGTTCAACGCCTCTCCCTGTACCTGACTGCCCCAAGACTGACCTTGAAAATGATGAGCCAG AATCCGATGAAAAAAAGACGGAAGACAGCGAAACGGATGTGAATCAAACCGCTAAATTATGTGACGCAGACACCGTAGAGTCCTCTCTTCCACCGGACAGCAGACAGAAACGGTTGGCAGACTTGCAGGCCGAGCGCGCGGCTTGCGATCCCACAAGACTTCAAATATTAAAG ATACGATGTGAGAAAATAGTTCATTCTTGTATAGCGACGTTGTTATTAAATCTGACTCAACATCAGTTTACTGAATTGGAag AAGAGATGCAACGCGCAGTGTGTTGGTACTTGAGCTGTGACCGGTACTGGGAGGACACCGCGCCAACGGCTCGAGCGTTCCCTTGGCCGCTACTGTTGGCGCTCGCGACAGGCCTCGCTTTGGCTTTGT TTCCGAGGAGGGTAGTGTGGCGGGAAGCGCCTCCGTTTCTATGA
- the LOC101746350 gene encoding uncharacterized protein LOC101746350 isoform X2, which yields MTAAAKGGGRPRAVPLRFKYLLLLTTIFGGCLILVTFNSRIEMFIMNTDPSWSHRYEIRDSEESYTIRTEGCTIPGLRAFDESIKKFSEPPKKFERCHNANNSLLKSNETHIWIVKENLPHYKLSINESITCCYKWFYRPAAIVDIKSADVDDRVQYGKCVEFDNSIEAINEFVKVSCRHTYKTIYEQFFLFTSKKPLITSISEDSIETIQNQSGGYNVIVMGIDAISRLNFHRTMPKTLAYLKKKGGLEFLGYNKVGDNTFPNLIPMLLGIKDTELKKTCWPNTKSTFDNCPFIWDWYKDAGYYTAFGEDSARLGTFNYEKLGFAASPTDYYIHTFMYEAEIHVGNKKDFNAFICMGDKYFYKVLLDYIESLTRTLKNDKLFGFFWEVTMSHDYLNYPMLMDDDYEQFLKHLDDSNYLDDTILILLSDHGIRWGEIRYTKQGRLEERLPLFQILIPRSFQDNFPMAYENIKNNRKRLTTPFDLHATLSDLTNLNFIKDEQIILRSKENYGSDRSISLFLPIPNNRTCNTAAIDDHWCTCHKSNRISINNKDVYEPAFELVRNLNLLLQDHSQCVKLKLSEILEATEMDAGVPEVGEVGWQEIMLVVRTTPGGGVFEATLRRNSKQEWSLAGTVSRLNLYGDQSRCVHHYQLKLYCFCV from the coding sequence ATGACTGCAGCAGCAAAAGGTGGCGGGAGACCGCGAGCTGTGCCGTTGCGCTTCAAATATTTGTTATTGCTCACAACTATCTTCGGTGGCTGCCTGATCCTCGTGACATTCAACTCACGCATAGAGATGTTCATTATGAACACTGACCCGTCCTGGAGTCATCGCTATGAAATAAGAGATTCTGAAGAAAGTTACACAATTAGAACGGAAGGATGCACGATACCAGGACTCAGGGCGTTTGATGAAAGCATTAAAAAATTCAGTGAGCCCCCAAAAAAATTCGAACGATGTCACAATGCCAATAATTCGCTTCTCAAATCAAACGAGACCCATATATGGATAGTTAAAGAAAATCTTCCTCATTATAAATTATCGATAAACGAAAGCATTACTTGTTGCTACAAATGGTTCTATAGACCTGCCGCTATAGTTGATATAAAGTCTGCAGATGTAGATGATCGAGTTCAATATGGAAAATGCGTTGAATTCGATAATAGCATCGAGGCCATTAATGAATTTGTGAAAGTGAGCTGTAGACACACGTACAAAACAATTTATGAACAATTTTTCTTATTTACAAGCAAAAAGCCACTTATAACATCGATTTCAGAAGACTCAATTGAAACGATACAAAATCAAAGTGGAGGATACAATGTAATTGTGATGGGTATTGATGCTATTTCCAGGTTAAATTTCCACAGGACTATGCCTAAGACGCTGGCGTATCTCAAAAAGAAGGGAGGATTGGAGTTCCTTGGCTATAATAAAGTTGGTGACAACACATTTCCAAATTTAATACCTATGCTGTTGGGTATCAAAgatacagaattaaaaaaaacgtgttggCCGAACACAAAATCTACCTTTGATAATTGTCCATTTATTTGGGACTGGTATAAAGATGCTGGGTACTACACTGCATTTGGTGAAGACAGTGCCAGACTAGGAACATTTAACTACGAAAAACTCGGGTTTGCGGCTTCTCCCACGGATTATTACATTCACACGTTCATGTACGAAGCTGAAATTCACGTGGGGaacaaaaaagattttaacGCTTTCATTTGCATGGGTGATAAATACTTTTATAAGGTTCTCCTAGACTATATAGAAAGTTTAACTCGCACATTGAAAAACGATAAGCTATTCGGGTTTTTTTGGGAAGTCACAATGAGCCACGACTATTTAAATTATCCTATGTTGATGGATGACGATTACGAACAATTTTTGAAACATCTCGATGACAGTAATTACTTAGATGAcacgattttaattttacttagtGATCATGGAATTAGATGGGGTGAAATAAGATATACAAAACAAGGTAGATTAGAAGAAAGACTACCCTTGTTCCAAATATTAATACCACGTTCATTTCAAGATAACTTTCCCATGgcttatgaaaatattaaaaataacagaaaACGTCTCACTACGCCATTTGATTTACATGCAACACTTTCCGATTTGacgaatttaaatttcataaaagacgaacaaattATTTTACGAAGCAAAGAAAATTACGGCTCCGATAGAAGTATAAGTCTATTTTTACCAATCCCAAATAATCGAACATGTAATACAGCTGCTATTGATGATCATTGGTGCACATGTCATAAGAGTAATAGGATTTCAATCAATAACAAAGACGTGTACGAGCCCGCCTTCGAACTTGtcagaaatttaaatttgttattacaAGATCATTCCCAATGTGTCAAATTGAAGCTTTCGGAGATTCTTGAAGCCACGGAAATGGATGCAGGTGTCCCCGAAGTAGGTGAAGTCGGTTGGCAAGAGATTATGCTGGTGGTACGAACTACTCCCGGAGGAGGAGTCTTTGAAGCAACCCTTCGACGTAACAGTAAACAGGAGTGGTCTCTCGCCGGTACTGTCAGTCGACTTAACCTATACGGAGATCAAAGCCGTTGTGTTCATCATTATCagttaaaattatattgtttctgtgtctaa
- the LOC101740743 gene encoding uncharacterized protein LOC101740743 isoform X1, which translates to MTTTSLSLEVLALLFLTLIPWPGPSVFKISCSRDNSKIVRKVIQNKWLPVLERFQVKLPLECPFHPARDIFAPQHAAKMQHRPSQWTCAFCGKSFYEERHLDAHFDHRHKNQINKAEDAVCLADYCDILRCQVLVAHGLLNGGDGPGTDIEVWQDVESIKKALAPAATRSVARVAPRRRHRPRSTPLPVPDCPKTDLENDEPESDEKKTEDSETDVNQTAKLCDADTVESSLPPDSRQKRLADLQAERAACDPTRLQILKIRCEKIVHSCIATLLLNLTQHQFTELEEEMQRAVCWYLSCDRYWEDTAPTARAFPWPLLLALATGLALALCMCYYIIWIVFDSEEGSVAGSASVSMTTHSSPTRGERMGTEDGMLDDPDHDDHYIYVTYPPELKRRLLESCYNRTTRL; encoded by the exons ATGACGACCACTTCGTTATCTCTCGAG GTCCTGGCACTTTTGTTCCTGACCCTAATACCTTGGCCGGGGCCTTCAGTGTTCAAGATCAGCTGCTCTCGTGACAACTCCAAAATCGTAAGAAAAGTCATACAGAACAAATGGCTTCCCGTCTTGGAGAGATTCCAG GTAAAACTACCATTAGAATGTCCATTCCACCCCGCGCGAGACATATTCGCGCCTCAGCACGCAGCCAAGATGCAACACCGACCATCGCAATGGACGTGCGCTTTCTGTGGAAAATCCTTTTACGAAGAACGACATCTAGACGCACACTTTGACCACCGACACAAAAATCAGATCAACAAG gcAGAAGACGCAGTTTGTCTAGCTGACTACTGTGATATTTTGCGGTGTCAAGTCTTGGTCGCACACGGACTACTAAACGGTGGCGACGGACCTGGCACCGACATTGAG GTGTGGCAGGACGTGGAATCCATAAAGAAGGCCTTAGCACCGGCAGCAACCCGGAGTGTGGCGCGAGTGGCCCCACGCCGTAGACATCGACCGCGTTCAACGCCTCTCCCTGTACCTGACTGCCCCAAGACTGACCTTGAAAATGATGAGCCAG AATCCGATGAAAAAAAGACGGAAGACAGCGAAACGGATGTGAATCAAACCGCTAAATTATGTGACGCAGACACCGTAGAGTCCTCTCTTCCACCGGACAGCAGACAGAAACGGTTGGCAGACTTGCAGGCCGAGCGCGCGGCTTGCGATCCCACAAGACTTCAAATATTAAAG ATACGATGTGAGAAAATAGTTCATTCTTGTATAGCGACGTTGTTATTAAATCTGACTCAACATCAGTTTACTGAATTGGAag AAGAGATGCAACGCGCAGTGTGTTGGTACTTGAGCTGTGACCGGTACTGGGAGGACACCGCGCCAACGGCTCGAGCGTTCCCTTGGCCGCTACTGTTGGCGCTCGCGACAGGCCTCGCTTTGGCTTTGTGTATGTGTTACTACATCATCTGGATAGTGTTCGA TTCCGAGGAGGGTAGTGTGGCGGGAAGCGCCTCCGTTTCTATGACGACGCATTCGTCGCCGACTCGGGGGGAGCGGATGGGGACAGAAGACGGCATGCTGGATGATCCCGACCATGACGACCACTACATATACGTTACTTACCCACCTGAACTAAAGCGGAGGCTACTTGAGAG CTGCTACAATAGAACGACGCGCCTTTGA
- the LOC119631223 gene encoding uncharacterized protein LOC119631223 yields MRLTSKYLKDHGAVEFFGYNKVGDNSFPNLFPVLTGKSFKYLKRKLRNEFEQWNFIWDDYKKAGFNTAMGSDSIAGLLGSYEYNWEKIPTDNYLQPFMFEARHMFQDKQYNYHKCLGDKLLYKILLDYISDITIKLKSVRLFGLFWEESISHDDLKLPHIMDEDYLNLMKKIEFIGSLRNTVIIFFSDHGKRWGKFVETKQGRLEERLPLLTIMLPETFKRRYTLAFKNLQQNSRGLTTPFDFHETLLDLLNITKLENHVIRERMSVSNQNDKVSSLFLPISSKRTCKDVGILQHWCSCYNGRSLRTDSKDSILAGQYMILHINNLLKSYHQCKKLRLKKILSANVEKHTNEDIFRVIVKSSPGSGIFESTMYRVQQQWIISDIITRLSLYRNESSCVNNEIIKMYCLCK; encoded by the coding sequence ATGAGATTAACATCGAAATATTTAAAAGACCACGGAGCCGTAGAATTCTTTGGTTACAACAAAGTGGGTGATAATTCTTTTCCTAATTTATTTCCCGTTTTGACAGGAAAATCTTTTAAGTACCTTAAAAGAAAACTAAGAAATGAATTTGAACAATGGAATTTTATTTGGGATGATTATAAAAAAGCAGGATTTAATACTGCAATGGGATCAGATAGTATCGCTGGTTTACTCGGATCTTACGAGTATAATTGGGAAAAAATTCCAACAGACAACTATTTACAACCATTTATGTTCGAAGCGAGGCATATGTTCCAGGACAAACAGTACAACTACCACAAGTGCCTAGGTGATAAATTACTTTACAAGATACTTCTGGATTACATCAGTGATATAACTATTAAGCTAAAATCAGTAAGATTATTTGGTTTGTTTTGGGAAGAATCTATTAGTCATGACGATCTCAAATTACCTCATATTATGGATGAAGATTACCTAAATCTtatgaaaaaaattgaattcatcGGTAGCTTACGTAATACTGTGATCATTTTCTTCAGTGATCATGGAAAGAGATGGGGAAAGTTTGTTGAAACAAAACAAGGCCGTTTAGAAGAACGTCTACCACTTCTTACTATTATGCTACCTGAAACTTTTAAACGACGTTACACGTTAGCCTTCAAAAACTTGCAACAGAATAGTCGTGGCTTAACAACTCCGTTTGATTTCCACGAAACCCTGTTGGACCTTTTGAACATAACTAAATTAGAAAACCATGTTATTCGTGAAAGAATGAGTGTTTCAAATCAAAATGATAAAGtatctagtttatttttacCTATAAGTTCTAAAAGAACATGTAAGGATGTAGGCATACTGCAACACTGGTGTTCTTGCTACAACGGCAGGAGTTTACGGACAGATTCAAAAGACAGTATACTTGCTGGCCAATATATgattttacatataaataatttactgaAAAGCTATCACCAgtgtaaaaaattaagattgaAAAAAATCTTAAGTGCTAATGTAGAAAAACATACGAACGAAGACATTTTTAGGGTAATCGTGAAAAGTTCGCCTGGATCTGGAATATTTGAGAGCACTATGTACAGAGTCCAACAACAATGGATAATTTCAGATATCATTACACGACTTAGTCTTTATCGAAATGAAAGCTCTTGTGTTAataacgaaataataaaaatgtattgcttATGTAAATAG
- the LOC101740743 gene encoding uncharacterized protein LOC101740743 isoform X2 — protein sequence MTTTSLSLEVLALLFLTLIPWPGPSVFKISCSRDNSKIVRKVIQNKWLPVLERFQVKLPLECPFHPARDIFAPQHAAKMQHRPSQWTCAFCGKSFYEERHLDAHFDHRHKNQINKAEDAVCLADYCDILRCQVLVAHGLLNGGDGPGTDIEDVESIKKALAPAATRSVARVAPRRRHRPRSTPLPVPDCPKTDLENDEPESDEKKTEDSETDVNQTAKLCDADTVESSLPPDSRQKRLADLQAERAACDPTRLQILKIRCEKIVHSCIATLLLNLTQHQFTELEEEMQRAVCWYLSCDRYWEDTAPTARAFPWPLLLALATGLALALCMCYYIIWIVFDSEEGSVAGSASVSMTTHSSPTRGERMGTEDGMLDDPDHDDHYIYVTYPPELKRRLLESCYNRTTRL from the exons ATGACGACCACTTCGTTATCTCTCGAG GTCCTGGCACTTTTGTTCCTGACCCTAATACCTTGGCCGGGGCCTTCAGTGTTCAAGATCAGCTGCTCTCGTGACAACTCCAAAATCGTAAGAAAAGTCATACAGAACAAATGGCTTCCCGTCTTGGAGAGATTCCAG GTAAAACTACCATTAGAATGTCCATTCCACCCCGCGCGAGACATATTCGCGCCTCAGCACGCAGCCAAGATGCAACACCGACCATCGCAATGGACGTGCGCTTTCTGTGGAAAATCCTTTTACGAAGAACGACATCTAGACGCACACTTTGACCACCGACACAAAAATCAGATCAACAAG gcAGAAGACGCAGTTTGTCTAGCTGACTACTGTGATATTTTGCGGTGTCAAGTCTTGGTCGCACACGGACTACTAAACGGTGGCGACGGACCTGGCACCGACATTGAG GACGTGGAATCCATAAAGAAGGCCTTAGCACCGGCAGCAACCCGGAGTGTGGCGCGAGTGGCCCCACGCCGTAGACATCGACCGCGTTCAACGCCTCTCCCTGTACCTGACTGCCCCAAGACTGACCTTGAAAATGATGAGCCAG AATCCGATGAAAAAAAGACGGAAGACAGCGAAACGGATGTGAATCAAACCGCTAAATTATGTGACGCAGACACCGTAGAGTCCTCTCTTCCACCGGACAGCAGACAGAAACGGTTGGCAGACTTGCAGGCCGAGCGCGCGGCTTGCGATCCCACAAGACTTCAAATATTAAAG ATACGATGTGAGAAAATAGTTCATTCTTGTATAGCGACGTTGTTATTAAATCTGACTCAACATCAGTTTACTGAATTGGAag AAGAGATGCAACGCGCAGTGTGTTGGTACTTGAGCTGTGACCGGTACTGGGAGGACACCGCGCCAACGGCTCGAGCGTTCCCTTGGCCGCTACTGTTGGCGCTCGCGACAGGCCTCGCTTTGGCTTTGTGTATGTGTTACTACATCATCTGGATAGTGTTCGA TTCCGAGGAGGGTAGTGTGGCGGGAAGCGCCTCCGTTTCTATGACGACGCATTCGTCGCCGACTCGGGGGGAGCGGATGGGGACAGAAGACGGCATGCTGGATGATCCCGACCATGACGACCACTACATATACGTTACTTACCCACCTGAACTAAAGCGGAGGCTACTTGAGAG CTGCTACAATAGAACGACGCGCCTTTGA
- the LOC101746350 gene encoding uncharacterized protein LOC101746350 isoform X1 produces the protein MKHFAIRNMTAAAKGGGRPRAVPLRFKYLLLLTTIFGGCLILVTFNSRIEMFIMNTDPSWSHRYEIRDSEESYTIRTEGCTIPGLRAFDESIKKFSEPPKKFERCHNANNSLLKSNETHIWIVKENLPHYKLSINESITCCYKWFYRPAAIVDIKSADVDDRVQYGKCVEFDNSIEAINEFVKVSCRHTYKTIYEQFFLFTSKKPLITSISEDSIETIQNQSGGYNVIVMGIDAISRLNFHRTMPKTLAYLKKKGGLEFLGYNKVGDNTFPNLIPMLLGIKDTELKKTCWPNTKSTFDNCPFIWDWYKDAGYYTAFGEDSARLGTFNYEKLGFAASPTDYYIHTFMYEAEIHVGNKKDFNAFICMGDKYFYKVLLDYIESLTRTLKNDKLFGFFWEVTMSHDYLNYPMLMDDDYEQFLKHLDDSNYLDDTILILLSDHGIRWGEIRYTKQGRLEERLPLFQILIPRSFQDNFPMAYENIKNNRKRLTTPFDLHATLSDLTNLNFIKDEQIILRSKENYGSDRSISLFLPIPNNRTCNTAAIDDHWCTCHKSNRISINNKDVYEPAFELVRNLNLLLQDHSQCVKLKLSEILEATEMDAGVPEVGEVGWQEIMLVVRTTPGGGVFEATLRRNSKQEWSLAGTVSRLNLYGDQSRCVHHYQLKLYCFCV, from the exons ATGAAACATTTTGCAATCCGAAA TATGACTGCAGCAGCAAAAGGTGGCGGGAGACCGCGAGCTGTGCCGTTGCGCTTCAAATATTTGTTATTGCTCACAACTATCTTCGGTGGCTGCCTGATCCTCGTGACATTCAACTCACGCATAGAGATGTTCATTATGAACACTGACCCGTCCTGGAGTCATCGCTATGAAATAAGAGATTCTGAAGAAAGTTACACAATTAGAACGGAAGGATGCACGATACCAGGACTCAGGGCGTTTGATGAAAGCATTAAAAAATTCAGTGAGCCCCCAAAAAAATTCGAACGATGTCACAATGCCAATAATTCGCTTCTCAAATCAAACGAGACCCATATATGGATAGTTAAAGAAAATCTTCCTCATTATAAATTATCGATAAACGAAAGCATTACTTGTTGCTACAAATGGTTCTATAGACCTGCCGCTATAGTTGATATAAAGTCTGCAGATGTAGATGATCGAGTTCAATATGGAAAATGCGTTGAATTCGATAATAGCATCGAGGCCATTAATGAATTTGTGAAAGTGAGCTGTAGACACACGTACAAAACAATTTATGAACAATTTTTCTTATTTACAAGCAAAAAGCCACTTATAACATCGATTTCAGAAGACTCAATTGAAACGATACAAAATCAAAGTGGAGGATACAATGTAATTGTGATGGGTATTGATGCTATTTCCAGGTTAAATTTCCACAGGACTATGCCTAAGACGCTGGCGTATCTCAAAAAGAAGGGAGGATTGGAGTTCCTTGGCTATAATAAAGTTGGTGACAACACATTTCCAAATTTAATACCTATGCTGTTGGGTATCAAAgatacagaattaaaaaaaacgtgttggCCGAACACAAAATCTACCTTTGATAATTGTCCATTTATTTGGGACTGGTATAAAGATGCTGGGTACTACACTGCATTTGGTGAAGACAGTGCCAGACTAGGAACATTTAACTACGAAAAACTCGGGTTTGCGGCTTCTCCCACGGATTATTACATTCACACGTTCATGTACGAAGCTGAAATTCACGTGGGGaacaaaaaagattttaacGCTTTCATTTGCATGGGTGATAAATACTTTTATAAGGTTCTCCTAGACTATATAGAAAGTTTAACTCGCACATTGAAAAACGATAAGCTATTCGGGTTTTTTTGGGAAGTCACAATGAGCCACGACTATTTAAATTATCCTATGTTGATGGATGACGATTACGAACAATTTTTGAAACATCTCGATGACAGTAATTACTTAGATGAcacgattttaattttacttagtGATCATGGAATTAGATGGGGTGAAATAAGATATACAAAACAAGGTAGATTAGAAGAAAGACTACCCTTGTTCCAAATATTAATACCACGTTCATTTCAAGATAACTTTCCCATGgcttatgaaaatattaaaaataacagaaaACGTCTCACTACGCCATTTGATTTACATGCAACACTTTCCGATTTGacgaatttaaatttcataaaagacgaacaaattATTTTACGAAGCAAAGAAAATTACGGCTCCGATAGAAGTATAAGTCTATTTTTACCAATCCCAAATAATCGAACATGTAATACAGCTGCTATTGATGATCATTGGTGCACATGTCATAAGAGTAATAGGATTTCAATCAATAACAAAGACGTGTACGAGCCCGCCTTCGAACTTGtcagaaatttaaatttgttattacaAGATCATTCCCAATGTGTCAAATTGAAGCTTTCGGAGATTCTTGAAGCCACGGAAATGGATGCAGGTGTCCCCGAAGTAGGTGAAGTCGGTTGGCAAGAGATTATGCTGGTGGTACGAACTACTCCCGGAGGAGGAGTCTTTGAAGCAACCCTTCGACGTAACAGTAAACAGGAGTGGTCTCTCGCCGGTACTGTCAGTCGACTTAACCTATACGGAGATCAAAGCCGTTGTGTTCATCATTATCagttaaaattatattgtttctgtgtctaa